In one window of Mycteria americana isolate JAX WOST 10 ecotype Jacksonville Zoo and Gardens chromosome 24, USCA_MyAme_1.0, whole genome shotgun sequence DNA:
- the LOC142420498 gene encoding kelch-like protein 23 produces the protein MSKGCIRAELILTTWQSASMEPAQEPEELEPQTEMIADTILEVGERLFQVSRRVLSVHSRYFEAMFFGGARESSEHHIVIRGIDAVPFQALLEFTRTAQVLIGQENVTSLLETADFFQFDRVKLLCEKFLERELHVSNCLGLMTYSQQFAFIELYASAMNVALTHWGDVISQEEFKALPKEMLMQLLKSDDLFVLREDVVFDSIMRWIMEDPATREEDFLDLVGKVRVTFLSLSFLDILVKRSKCSGETDTFSRLIKKLDSCPPPSWQNTELCPYVGRSYDTLYVLGGKHDKEQQELFLFQPKTGTWQACSPLQRRNLTQYAVAAVGSFLFVTGGYFRDEFVWYSVDWVLIYNCLDNSWLEGPAMKKSRNSHCAVGAGLYLYVLGGSTDEGIISAVERMALMESEWESMSPMAQPVERGDAVSVGTRIYVVCGLDENGHVYDGVQRLNTETDSWDVISFSPLPRYDLCITSLNGALYTIGGGAFRFDVETDEWTQVDEECLTQKFFMGCSTVNGRIYLLGQRKGNSALPVVVLFDPYIDMCQVIDNKLPCPLPIHGCVSVRRFDT, from the exons ATGAGTAAAGGCTGCATAAGGGCTGAGTTAATTTTAACTACCTGGCAGTCAGCAAGCATGGAGCCTGCACAAGAACCAGAGGAGCTGGAACCTCAGACAGAAATGATTGCAGACACAATTCTTGAGGTTGGAGAGAGGCTCTTTCAGGTCAGCCGTAGAGTACTTTCAGTACATAGTCGTTATTTTGAAGCcatgttttttgggggggcaaGAGAGAGCTCTGAACACCACATAGTGATCAGAGGGATAGATGCAGTGCCTTTTCAGGCGCTACTTGAGTTCACTCGCACAGCCCAAGTGCTTATAGGTCAAGAAAATGTGACCAGCTTACTggaaacagctgatttttttcagtttgacaggGTGAAACTGTTGTGTGAGAAATTTCTGGAGAGAGAGCTGCATGTTTCCAACTGCCTGGGCCTGATGACATACTCGCAGCAATTTGCCTTTATAGAGCTGTATGCGTCTGCTATGAACGTGGCTCTCACTCACTGGGGGGATGTGATTTCCCAGGAAGAATTTAAGGCACTACCCAAAGAAATGCTGATGCAGCTCCTAAAAAGCGATGACCTCTTCGTTTTGCGAGAAGATGTGGTTTTTGACAGTATTATGAGGTGGATAATGGAGGACCCAGCAACAAGAGAGGAAGACTTTCTGGATTTGGTGGGCAAAGTCAGGGTCACTTTTCTGAGTTTGTCCTTCCTCGATATCTTGGTGAAACGCAGCAAGTGCTCTGGAGAGACAGATACCTTTTCCAGATTAATAAAGAAATTAGACAGCTGTCCTCCACCCAGCTGGCAGAATACGGAACTGTGTCCTTATGTTGGTCGGAGCTATGACACCTTATATGTCCTGGGAGGAAAGCATGACAAGGAACAGCAagaattatttctctttcaacCTAAAACAGGGACCTGGCAGGCTTGTTCTCCACTGCAGCGCAGGAACCTTACCCAATATGCAGTGGCAGCAGTAG GGAGCTTCCTTTTTGTGACAGGAGGATATTTCCGGGATGAGTTTGTGTGGTATAGTGTGGATTGGGTGCTTATCTACAATTGCTTGGACAATAGCTGGCTGGAAGGGCCTGCCATGAAGAAGTCCCGCAATAGCCATTGTGCAGTAGGAGCAGGGCTCTACCTGTATGTACTTGGAGGGAGCACAGATGAAGGGATAATCTCAGCAGTGGAGCGCATGGCTTTGATGGAGTCGGAGTGGGAAAGCATGAGTCCTATGGCTcaacctgtggagagaggagatgCGGTCAGTGTGGGAACCAGGATCTATGTGGTCTGTGGCCTGGATGAAAATGGACATGTATATGATGGAGTGCAAAGGCTGAACACAGAGACGGACAGCTGGGATGTCATCTCATTCTCCCCACTTCCAAG GTATGACCTCTGCATCACATCACTGAATGGTGCTCTGTACACCATAGGAGGAGGAGCTTTTCGATTTGATGTGGAGACAGATGAATGGACCCAGGTGGATGAGGAATGCTTGACCCAGAAGTTCTTCATGGGATGCAGCACTGTGAATGGACGAATTTATCTCCTTGGACAGAGGAAGGGGAACAGTGCCCTCCCTGTTGTAGTCCTCTTTGATCCCTACATTGATATGTGCCAAGTCATAGATAACAAACTTCCTTGCCCCCTTCCTATTCATGGGTGTGTCTCTGTGCGAAGATTTGATACATAA
- the LSM7 gene encoding U6 snRNA-associated Sm-like protein LSm7 isoform X1, translating into MASGGGGGSGASKMADKEKKKKESILDLSKYIDKTIRVKFQGGREASGVLKGFDPLLNLVLDGTIEYMRDPDDQYKLTEDTRQLGLVVCRGTSVVLICPQDGMEAIPNPFIQQQDG; encoded by the exons ATGGCGAGCGGCGGCGGAGGTGGTAGTGGCGCGAGCAAGATGGCG GataaggagaagaagaagaaggagagtATTTTGGACCTCTCCAAGTACATCGACAAAACGATCCGAGTGAAATTCCAAGGTGGGAGAGAAG CAAGTGGTGTCTTGAAAGGATTTGACCCTCTTCTGAACCTTGTGCTTGACGGTACCATTGAATATATGCGAG ATCCAGATGATCAATACAAATTAACAGAAGACACACGTCAGCTGGGACTTGTGGTCTGCAGAGGGACTTCTGTGGTTCTTATTTGTCCACAGGATGGAATGGAAGCTATTCCAAACCCTTTCATTCAGCAGCAAGATGGCTAA
- the LSM7 gene encoding U6 snRNA-associated Sm-like protein LSm7 isoform X2 has translation MASGGGGGSGASKMADKEKKKKESILDLSKYIDKTIRVKFQASGVLKGFDPLLNLVLDGTIEYMRDPDDQYKLTEDTRQLGLVVCRGTSVVLICPQDGMEAIPNPFIQQQDG, from the exons ATGGCGAGCGGCGGCGGAGGTGGTAGTGGCGCGAGCAAGATGGCG GataaggagaagaagaagaaggagagtATTTTGGACCTCTCCAAGTACATCGACAAAACGATCCGAGTGAAATTCCAAG CAAGTGGTGTCTTGAAAGGATTTGACCCTCTTCTGAACCTTGTGCTTGACGGTACCATTGAATATATGCGAG ATCCAGATGATCAATACAAATTAACAGAAGACACACGTCAGCTGGGACTTGTGGTCTGCAGAGGGACTTCTGTGGTTCTTATTTGTCCACAGGATGGAATGGAAGCTATTCCAAACCCTTTCATTCAGCAGCAAGATGGCTAA